Proteins from a genomic interval of Pseudomonadota bacterium:
- the pseI gene encoding pseudaminic acid synthase, with protein MDSYVSIGGYSIGKGHSAYLVAEMSANHNQSFDQAIRILHAAKDAGANAVKLQTYTPDTITLNCENAEFKIEGTIWAGKNLYQLYGEAYTPWDWQPKLKKIANDLSMDLFSTPFDETAVDFLEKMDVPAYKIASFELVDTGLLRKVARTGKPVIMSTGMATLAEIDEAVVTLREAGCEQLILLKCTSAYPANPAEMNLRTIPHMAEAFGAPIGLSDHTLGIAVPIAAVTLGACIIEKHFTLSRAIPGPDSAFSLEPHEFKAMVEAIRTAEKALGNVSYEVTEDEATSRIFRRSLFIVRDMIAGDLFTQENVRSIRPGNGLHTKHLQNVLGRKSNRDIKCGTPLNWEQIS; from the coding sequence ATGGATTCATACGTTTCTATTGGTGGATACTCGATCGGCAAGGGGCATTCGGCCTATTTGGTAGCCGAGATGTCGGCCAACCACAATCAGAGCTTCGACCAAGCAATACGCATTTTGCACGCCGCGAAAGACGCAGGGGCGAATGCTGTTAAGCTGCAGACCTATACACCCGATACCATCACGCTTAATTGTGAAAATGCGGAATTTAAAATCGAAGGGACGATCTGGGCTGGTAAGAATCTTTATCAACTCTACGGTGAGGCCTATACTCCATGGGACTGGCAGCCAAAATTGAAGAAAATTGCCAACGATCTCAGCATGGATCTCTTTTCGACGCCCTTCGACGAAACCGCCGTTGACTTCCTCGAAAAGATGGACGTTCCGGCATACAAAATAGCGTCTTTTGAATTGGTGGACACGGGGCTTCTCCGAAAAGTCGCTCGCACCGGTAAGCCCGTTATCATGTCCACTGGCATGGCGACGCTGGCCGAAATCGATGAGGCGGTGGTGACATTGCGCGAGGCAGGATGTGAGCAGTTGATTTTGCTCAAATGCACAAGTGCCTATCCGGCCAACCCGGCGGAGATGAACCTGCGCACAATCCCCCATATGGCTGAGGCGTTTGGCGCGCCCATCGGCCTTTCCGACCATACCTTGGGCATCGCCGTTCCGATTGCCGCCGTCACCCTCGGTGCCTGCATCATCGAAAAACATTTCACATTGTCCCGCGCCATACCAGGCCCCGATAGTGCCTTTTCACTGGAACCCCATGAATTCAAGGCAATGGTCGAAGCCATCCGCACTGCCGAAAAAGCACTTGGCAACGTTAGCTATGAAGTTACCGAAGACGAAGCCACCAGCCGCATCTTCCGTCGCTCCCTTTTTATCGTTAGGGATATGATAGCTGGCGATCTATTTACTCAAGAGAATGTGCGTTCCATAAGGCCTGGGAATGGTTTACACACTAAACACTTACAGAATGTGTTGGGGCGTAAATCGAATCGGGATATAAAATGTGGTACGCCACTAAATTGGGAGCAAATTAGCTGA
- a CDS encoding glycosyltransferase family protein gives MYLGKAEKIIATIEARMTSSRLPGKVLLPLAASPALQRIVERIRRSRYVDDVVVATTVNVEDGPIEDLCVKIGCRYHRGSEEDVLQRVLDAAHESKADLIVEITGDCPLIDHRHIDHLIELYYAGDHDYVSNAIERSFPDGFDVQVFPTRVLEVVDKLTDNPIDRVHVSYYIYTHPERFKLVNWRAEGEMLWPGLGLILDEQDDYELLKIIYEKLMSINEDFSAEDVVSLLRKNPKYLEINAHVRRKTASEG, from the coding sequence ATGTACCTCGGAAAGGCTGAAAAAATCATTGCAACCATTGAGGCAAGAATGACCTCTTCTCGACTTCCAGGGAAAGTATTGCTTCCTCTCGCGGCTTCCCCAGCTTTGCAGCGTATAGTCGAAAGGATACGGCGCAGCCGCTATGTGGACGATGTCGTGGTGGCGACAACAGTAAATGTTGAAGACGGACCGATTGAGGACCTCTGTGTGAAAATAGGATGTCGATACCACCGAGGAAGCGAAGAGGACGTTTTACAGAGGGTGCTTGATGCCGCCCATGAGTCTAAAGCTGATCTTATAGTCGAAATTACAGGTGATTGTCCACTCATAGATCACAGACATATCGATCATCTAATTGAGCTTTATTACGCCGGTGATCATGATTATGTTTCTAATGCTATTGAGCGGTCCTTCCCGGATGGGTTCGATGTACAAGTTTTTCCGACCAGAGTCCTTGAAGTAGTCGATAAACTTACAGATAACCCGATAGACCGCGTACATGTGAGTTACTATATCTATACACATCCCGAGAGGTTCAAATTGGTCAATTGGAGAGCAGAAGGGGAGATGCTCTGGCCCGGCTTAGGTTTAATCCTTGATGAACAGGATGACTATGAGTTGCTAAAAATAATTTATGAAAAGTTAATGTCGATAAATGAGGATTTTTCTGCAGAGGATGTGGTGTCTTTATTGCGTAAGAACCCAAAATATCTTGAGATCAATGCCCATGTACGGCGCAAGACTGCAAGTGAAGGATAG
- a CDS encoding Gfo/Idh/MocA family oxidoreductase, producing the protein MDSYRAAIIGCGMIGAFFDVPASDSVLTHAKAYTTHPRTHLCAVMDIDEEKAASAGDIWDCAYYSEIDDLFHHEKPDIVSVCTPTENHYNCLRDLVRFRPRAVIAEKPLTDKTNLSQEIVRLYASEGIPLFVNYTRRYDPVLQRVRADILSKKFGTVLYAMIIYTKGILHNGSHAVDLCHFLFGELHESHPVWGRYVYSSEDPTISAFLSFERCANVFFIAADERYYSIFDFEIAGENRKIRFENSGLEYREDVVRDDPMFSGYRDLKRTRYRRTGLHKAMLGLVDNVVRYLEGDDQILCSGADAYLTQIVCENLIKTYRGAHA; encoded by the coding sequence ATGGACAGCTACCGGGCTGCGATAATTGGTTGTGGGATGATCGGCGCATTTTTTGATGTACCCGCATCAGATTCTGTTCTCACACACGCGAAGGCATACACAACCCATCCCCGTACACATTTATGCGCGGTGATGGACATCGACGAGGAAAAGGCTGCATCAGCGGGTGACATTTGGGATTGCGCATACTACTCTGAAATCGATGATTTGTTTCATCATGAGAAGCCGGACATTGTCAGCGTCTGTACCCCCACAGAAAATCACTACAACTGTCTACGGGACCTTGTGAGGTTTAGACCCCGTGCAGTCATTGCAGAAAAGCCCCTAACAGATAAAACAAACCTTTCACAGGAGATTGTAAGGCTATATGCCAGTGAAGGGATTCCACTCTTTGTTAACTATACTCGACGCTACGATCCTGTGTTGCAGAGGGTCAGAGCTGATATATTAAGTAAAAAATTTGGAACCGTCTTGTACGCTATGATCATCTACACCAAAGGTATATTGCACAACGGTTCTCACGCAGTGGACCTCTGCCATTTTCTTTTTGGGGAGTTGCATGAATCGCACCCCGTATGGGGGCGCTACGTCTATTCATCGGAGGACCCCACTATTAGTGCATTTCTTTCTTTTGAACGTTGCGCGAATGTTTTTTTCATTGCGGCTGATGAACGATATTATTCTATTTTCGATTTTGAAATCGCCGGCGAAAATAGAAAGATCCGCTTTGAAAATTCTGGATTAGAATATCGAGAAGATGTTGTTAGAGACGACCCTATGTTCAGCGGATACCGCGACTTGAAAAGGACCAGATATAGGCGCACAGGATTACATAAAGCCATGCTCGGCCTTGTGGACAATGTTGTCCGATATCTCGAAGGAGATGACCAAATTCTATGTAGCGGTGCCGATGCATACTTAACACAAATCGTGTGTGAGAATTTAATCAAGACATACCGTGGGGCCCATGCTTGA
- a CDS encoding DegT/DnrJ/EryC1/StrS family aminotransferase, whose protein sequence is MNMKLAINGGLPVRTKPFPAHRYIGEEEKEAVNRVLDSGILSRFLGCWHDDFYGGPEVQVLEKEWAQYFNVKHAIAVNSCTSGLYCAVGATGIEPGEEVIVSPFTMSASAVAPLIYNAIPVFADVEPDYFCLDPNEVEKKITPRTRAIIVVDIFGLPYDAEAINTIAKKHGLLVIEDTAQAPGALYKGKYAGTLGDMGVYSLNYHKHIHCGEGGIVVTDDDALADRVRLIRNHAEAVVEQKGVTDIRNMIGFNYRMTEIEASITRCQLKKLDSLIRIRQENCAYLSEKLAEIPALEPARVRRDCTHVYYAYPVKYREDVAAVPREIFIEAVVAELSPTELREGEGVLIGCGYVKPLYLQPLYQKKIAYGSKGCPFGPPWYNHDTNYGRGLCPVTELLHEKELFTHELMRPGMTREDLDDVVKAFCKVWEYRNTLNF, encoded by the coding sequence ATGAATATGAAATTAGCAATTAACGGAGGATTGCCGGTTAGAACTAAACCCTTTCCAGCTCACCGGTATATAGGTGAGGAAGAAAAGGAGGCGGTGAACCGTGTCCTCGATTCAGGCATTCTCTCTCGTTTCCTGGGGTGCTGGCACGACGACTTTTACGGTGGCCCGGAGGTCCAAGTTCTGGAAAAGGAGTGGGCGCAATACTTTAATGTGAAGCATGCCATCGCAGTGAATTCTTGCACCTCAGGGTTATACTGCGCTGTTGGGGCAACGGGAATCGAGCCGGGTGAAGAAGTCATAGTTTCTCCTTTTACAATGAGCGCATCGGCTGTAGCGCCGCTCATTTATAACGCCATTCCCGTTTTTGCCGATGTGGAGCCGGACTATTTCTGCCTGGACCCGAATGAGGTGGAAAAAAAGATCACACCACGGACACGGGCTATCATCGTTGTAGATATTTTTGGCCTTCCTTATGATGCTGAAGCCATTAACACCATTGCCAAGAAACACGGACTCCTGGTTATTGAAGACACAGCACAAGCTCCCGGCGCCCTCTATAAAGGGAAGTACGCGGGAACACTGGGTGATATGGGTGTTTACTCCCTGAACTACCACAAACATATCCACTGTGGGGAAGGAGGAATTGTAGTAACAGACGATGACGCACTGGCAGATCGCGTCCGTCTGATCCGTAACCATGCAGAGGCAGTTGTGGAGCAAAAGGGTGTAACAGACATCCGAAACATGATTGGCTTTAACTACAGGATGACTGAGATCGAGGCATCAATTACACGCTGTCAACTCAAGAAACTGGATAGCCTGATCCGGATACGGCAGGAAAATTGTGCCTATCTTTCGGAAAAACTCGCAGAGATACCTGCACTTGAGCCTGCCCGTGTACGTCGGGATTGCACGCATGTGTATTATGCCTATCCGGTGAAATACAGGGAAGATGTGGCGGCTGTGCCGCGCGAGATATTTATTGAAGCAGTGGTGGCGGAGCTTTCGCCGACAGAATTGCGGGAAGGGGAAGGCGTCCTTATCGGTTGCGGTTATGTGAAACCCCTCTATCTCCAACCACTATATCAGAAGAAGATAGCCTATGGTTCAAAGGGCTGCCCCTTTGGACCGCCATGGTATAATCATGATACAAATTACGGTAGAGGCCTCTGCCCGGTAACAGAGCTACTCCATGAGAAGGAACTCTTCACACACGAACTGATGCGGCCAGGGATGACACGGGAGGACTTGGACGATGTAGTGAAGGCCTTCTGCAAAGTATGGGAATATCGGAATACGCTTAACTTCTAA
- a CDS encoding GNAT family N-acetyltransferase codes for MAESPIIKTPRLRIIPFSKEYLTPRYTGWLNDPEVMRYSEQRHKSHTLESCRQYWQSFADTPHYFWAVTAIDPNIGHIGNINAYVDEKNSLADIGIMIGEKTAWRKGYGLEAWQAVCSYLLDDVGIRKVTAGTMAANKSMLRIMEKSGMVADGRRIRHYIFNAAEVDVIHAALFKTSFKKV; via the coding sequence ATGGCAGAATCACCCATTATTAAAACGCCCCGGCTTCGTATCATACCTTTTTCCAAAGAATATCTGACGCCCCGTTATACAGGATGGCTAAACGATCCGGAGGTCATGCGCTACAGCGAACAGCGCCATAAAAGCCATACACTGGAGTCGTGCAGGCAATATTGGCAGTCATTCGCAGATACACCCCATTATTTTTGGGCCGTTACTGCGATTGATCCAAATATCGGGCATATCGGCAACATCAACGCCTATGTGGATGAAAAAAATTCGCTGGCGGACATAGGAATTATGATCGGTGAAAAAACTGCGTGGCGTAAGGGTTACGGTCTGGAAGCTTGGCAAGCCGTATGCAGCTACCTGCTGGATGATGTCGGAATAAGAAAGGTGACGGCGGGGACCATGGCGGCGAACAAAAGCATGTTGCGAATCATGGAGAAATCAGGAATGGTTGCTGATGGCCGCCGTATTCGCCACTATATTTTTAATGCTGCGGAAGTGGACGTCATCCATGCCGCATTATTTAAAACAAGTTTTAAAAAGGTATAG